From a single Paraburkholderia edwinii genomic region:
- a CDS encoding carbohydrate ABC transporter permease, with protein sequence MSTLDPAEGAASLPQGRRLAEAAAATAGEAAATTARTRRPRPRRPRFSPARIGIYAFLMICALFFLLPLYVMLVTSVKPMDEIRLGNLLAWPVHLTLHPWVDAWQAACTGLDCNGIQVGFWNSVRIVVPSTVLSIAVGAVNGYALSFWRPRGAGWLFGVLLVGAFIPYQVMIYPMVRVLASVHLFSSLPGIVVIHTIFGMPVMTLLFRNYYAGIPLELFKAARIDGGGFWRIFFQLMLPMSLPIIVVAMILQVTNIWNDYLLGLVFAGTKNLPMTVQLNNIINTTTGERLYNVNMAATILTSLVPLAVYFISGRWFVRGIASGAVKG encoded by the coding sequence ATGAGCACGCTCGATCCCGCTGAAGGCGCTGCATCGTTGCCGCAAGGGCGCCGTCTTGCCGAGGCTGCCGCTGCAACGGCTGGTGAAGCCGCCGCAACAACGGCACGCACGCGCCGTCCCCGTCCGCGCCGCCCGCGTTTTTCTCCAGCCCGCATCGGCATCTACGCGTTCCTGATGATATGCGCGCTGTTTTTCCTGCTGCCGCTCTACGTCATGCTTGTCACGTCCGTCAAACCGATGGACGAAATCCGCCTCGGCAATCTGCTCGCGTGGCCCGTGCATCTGACGCTGCACCCGTGGGTCGACGCATGGCAGGCTGCCTGCACCGGGCTCGACTGCAACGGCATCCAGGTCGGCTTCTGGAACTCGGTGCGCATCGTCGTGCCGAGCACCGTGCTGTCGATCGCGGTCGGCGCCGTGAACGGCTACGCGTTGTCGTTCTGGCGGCCGCGCGGTGCCGGTTGGCTGTTCGGCGTGCTGCTCGTCGGCGCGTTTATTCCGTACCAGGTGATGATTTACCCGATGGTGCGCGTGCTTGCCAGCGTGCACCTGTTCAGTTCGCTGCCCGGCATCGTGGTAATTCATACGATCTTCGGCATGCCCGTGATGACGCTGCTGTTCCGCAACTACTACGCGGGCATTCCGCTCGAGCTGTTCAAGGCCGCGCGCATCGACGGCGGCGGTTTCTGGCGCATTTTCTTTCAGCTGATGCTGCCGATGTCGCTACCGATCATCGTCGTCGCGATGATCCTGCAGGTGACCAACATCTGGAACGACTACCTGCTCGGCCTCGTCTTCGCGGGCACGAAAAACCTGCCGATGACGGTGCAGCTCAACAACATCATCAATACGACGACCGGCGAGCGTCTGTACAACGTGAACATGGCCGCGACCATCCTGACGTCGCTCGTGCCGCTCGCGGTCTATTTCATTTCGGGGCGCTGGTTCGTGCGCGGCATCGCGTCTGGCGCGGTGAAAGGTTGA
- a CDS encoding GH1 family beta-glucosidase has protein sequence MAQDAVESPDIARSDRSSDVGGDPFTPAAGSALWRKNFLLGAATASYQIEGAVNEDGRLPSIWDTFSATPGKVLHGDTGEHACDHYHRWESDIELLTSLNFEAYRLSIAWPRVMDEAGRPNRKGLDFYKRLLGRLKEKGLQTFATLYHWDLPQHLEDRGGWLNRDIVYRFADYADLMSRELAGHVDAWMTLNEPWCSAFLGYGDGHHAPGRTSVRYAAQAMHHLLLAHGEALAVLRENDPASKKGIVANVGRGTGNTSSAADTHAAHLFEVQHNAWILDPLFKGSYPADLWTLWPGAEPLVLDGDMQKISAPLDFLGINYYFRTNVQSDGANGYTEVPLAGVERTQMGWEVYPDGLRDLLTGFHRNYRTLPPIYITENGMASDDQVDNGRIDDAQRIAFLKRHLAAVDEAIAQGVDIRGYFVWSLLDNFEWAYGYERRFGVVHVDYRTQQRTVKRSAQLISKFLQERAARA, from the coding sequence GCAGCGACGTTGGCGGCGACCCCTTCACGCCTGCCGCCGGTTCCGCGCTCTGGCGCAAGAACTTCCTGCTCGGCGCCGCGACGGCCTCGTATCAGATCGAAGGCGCGGTCAACGAAGACGGCCGCCTGCCGTCGATCTGGGACACGTTCTCGGCCACGCCCGGCAAGGTGCTGCACGGCGATACCGGCGAGCACGCGTGCGACCATTACCACCGCTGGGAAAGCGACATCGAGTTGCTGACCTCGCTCAACTTCGAAGCGTACCGGCTGTCGATTGCCTGGCCGCGCGTGATGGATGAAGCGGGGCGGCCGAACCGCAAAGGGCTCGACTTCTACAAGCGCCTGCTCGGCAGGCTGAAAGAGAAGGGCCTGCAGACGTTCGCGACGCTCTATCACTGGGACTTGCCGCAGCATCTCGAAGACCGCGGCGGCTGGCTCAATCGCGACATCGTTTACCGCTTCGCCGACTACGCGGACCTGATGAGCCGCGAACTCGCCGGCCACGTCGACGCCTGGATGACGCTCAACGAACCCTGGTGCTCGGCCTTTCTCGGCTACGGCGACGGCCATCACGCGCCGGGGCGCACGAGCGTGCGCTATGCGGCGCAGGCGATGCATCATCTGCTGCTCGCGCATGGCGAGGCACTCGCGGTGCTGCGCGAGAACGATCCCGCGTCGAAGAAGGGCATCGTCGCGAACGTTGGCCGCGGTACCGGCAATACGTCGAGCGCGGCCGATACGCACGCCGCGCATCTGTTCGAAGTGCAGCACAACGCGTGGATTCTCGATCCGCTGTTCAAGGGCTCGTATCCGGCCGACCTGTGGACGCTGTGGCCCGGCGCGGAACCGCTCGTGCTCGACGGCGATATGCAGAAGATCAGCGCGCCGCTCGATTTTCTCGGCATCAACTATTACTTCCGCACCAACGTGCAAAGCGACGGCGCGAACGGCTATACCGAAGTGCCGCTCGCCGGTGTCGAGCGCACGCAGATGGGCTGGGAAGTCTATCCGGACGGCCTGCGCGATCTGCTGACCGGCTTTCACCGCAACTATCGGACGCTGCCGCCGATCTACATCACCGAAAACGGCATGGCCTCCGACGACCAGGTCGACAACGGCCGCATCGACGACGCGCAGCGCATCGCGTTCCTCAAGCGCCACCTCGCGGCCGTCGACGAGGCGATCGCGCAAGGCGTCGACATCCGCGGTTATTTCGTCTGGTCGCTGCTCGACAACTTCGAATGGGCGTACGGTTATGAACGCCGCTTCGGTGTTGTCCATGTCGACTACCGGACGCAGCAGCGCACCGTCAAACGCAGTGCGCAACTGATCTCGAAGTTCCTGCAGGAACGCGCCGCGCGCGCCTGA
- a CDS encoding carbohydrate ABC transporter permease, which produces MLLTVVFAYLGTMVWTARVSFSNSRTFPSNDFVGFTQYVRLFHNDRWLVSLQHIVLYGACFIVACIVIGMLLAIFIDQRVSAEGVLRTIFLYPYAMSFVATGLVWQWILNPSLGAQAVLRKIGFAHAHFDWIVDQDFVVYTLVIATVWQASGLVMALMLAGLRGVDDELWKAARLDGIPRWRVYVSIVIPMLGPSLSTAFVLLFVMVVKLYDAVVAMTQGGPGTASEVPAKFIMDYLFGRANIGLASAASVVMLLTVLAILAPFFYARSRAAARKDG; this is translated from the coding sequence ATGCTGCTGACCGTAGTGTTCGCGTATCTGGGCACGATGGTCTGGACGGCGCGCGTGTCGTTCAGCAACTCGCGCACGTTTCCGTCGAACGACTTCGTCGGCTTCACGCAGTACGTGCGGCTCTTTCACAACGACCGCTGGCTCGTGTCGTTGCAGCATATCGTGCTGTACGGCGCGTGCTTTATCGTCGCGTGCATCGTGATCGGCATGCTGCTCGCGATCTTTATCGATCAGCGCGTCAGCGCGGAAGGCGTGCTGCGCACGATCTTTCTCTATCCGTACGCGATGTCGTTCGTCGCGACCGGCCTCGTCTGGCAGTGGATCCTCAATCCGTCGCTCGGCGCGCAAGCGGTGCTCAGGAAGATCGGCTTCGCGCACGCGCATTTCGACTGGATCGTCGATCAGGACTTTGTCGTTTATACGCTCGTCATTGCGACGGTGTGGCAGGCGTCGGGCCTCGTGATGGCGCTGATGCTGGCAGGCCTGCGCGGCGTCGACGACGAACTGTGGAAGGCCGCGCGCCTCGACGGCATTCCGCGTTGGCGGGTCTATGTGAGCATCGTGATTCCGATGCTCGGGCCGTCGCTTTCAACGGCGTTCGTGCTGCTGTTCGTGATGGTCGTCAAGCTCTACGACGCGGTCGTCGCGATGACGCAAGGCGGCCCCGGCACCGCGAGCGAAGTGCCCGCGAAGTTCATCATGGATTATCTGTTCGGCCGCGCGAATATCGGGCTTGCATCGGCGGCGTCGGTGGTGATGCTGCTGACGGTGCTGGCGATTCTCGCGCCGTTCTTCTATGCAAGAAGCCGCGCCGCCGCGCGAAAGGACGGGTGA
- a CDS encoding ABC transporter substrate-binding protein: MASACALALCGALAQMVAPVAAHAAEPPLKANVIHWWTSGGESAAIRQFAEAYDKAGGQWVDNAVAGADQARATAINRIVGGDPPTAAQFNTSKQFHDLIDQGLLNNVDTVATKENWAAIFPQSILDSIRVNGHYYATPVDIHMQGWFFYSKPLFQKAGIANEPQNFDEFVADLDKLKKTGVIPLALGGQPWQEKITFDAIFADVGGQDLYLKVYRDRDVNAVKSDAFKKVLASFKKLHDYVDPGSPGRNWNDATALVISGKAGVQIMGDWAKGEFSAAKQSAGKDFGCFPGFGPHSPYLVAGDVFVFPKTDNPNAIKAQNLLATIMTSPTAQVAFSARKGSIPIRPDVDTSQLDMCAKEGIAIMKDKSRQLPNPEMLISPDVQGALTDVITNFWNKNQSVDDAQKAFAGALKG; this comes from the coding sequence ATGGCGAGCGCCTGTGCGCTCGCGCTATGCGGCGCGCTTGCGCAGATGGTTGCACCGGTCGCCGCGCATGCGGCAGAGCCGCCGCTCAAAGCGAACGTGATTCACTGGTGGACCTCGGGCGGCGAATCGGCGGCGATCCGCCAGTTCGCCGAGGCGTACGACAAGGCCGGCGGCCAGTGGGTCGACAACGCGGTGGCCGGCGCCGACCAGGCGCGCGCGACCGCGATCAACCGCATCGTCGGCGGCGATCCGCCGACCGCCGCGCAATTCAATACGTCGAAGCAGTTTCACGACCTGATCGACCAGGGCCTGCTCAATAACGTCGATACGGTCGCCACGAAAGAAAACTGGGCGGCCATTTTCCCGCAGTCGATTCTCGACAGCATCCGCGTGAACGGTCATTACTACGCGACGCCCGTCGATATCCACATGCAGGGCTGGTTCTTCTATTCGAAGCCGCTGTTCCAGAAAGCCGGCATTGCGAACGAACCGCAGAACTTCGACGAGTTCGTCGCCGATCTCGACAAGCTCAAGAAAACCGGCGTGATTCCGCTCGCGCTCGGCGGCCAGCCGTGGCAGGAAAAAATCACGTTCGACGCTATTTTCGCGGACGTCGGCGGGCAGGACCTGTATCTTAAGGTGTACCGCGATCGGGACGTCAACGCGGTGAAGTCCGATGCGTTCAAGAAGGTGCTCGCATCTTTCAAGAAGCTGCACGATTACGTCGACCCGGGTTCGCCCGGCCGTAACTGGAACGATGCCACCGCGCTCGTTATTTCCGGTAAGGCCGGCGTGCAGATCATGGGCGACTGGGCGAAGGGCGAGTTCTCGGCGGCGAAGCAGTCGGCGGGCAAGGACTTCGGCTGTTTCCCGGGCTTCGGTCCGCATTCGCCGTATCTGGTAGCCGGCGACGTGTTCGTCTTTCCGAAGACCGACAACCCGAATGCGATCAAGGCGCAGAACCTGCTTGCAACGATCATGACGTCGCCGACGGCGCAAGTGGCGTTCAGCGCGCGCAAGGGTTCGATTCCGATCCGTCCGGACGTCGATACGAGTCAGCTCGATATGTGCGCGAAAGAGGGCATTGCGATCATGAAAGACAAGTCGCGGCAGTTGCCGAATCCGGAAATGCTGATCTCGCCCGATGTGCAGGGCGCGTTGACCGACGTCATCACGAACTTCTGGAACAAGAACCAGTCGGTCGACGATGCGCAGAAGGCCTTCGCCGGCGCGCTAAAGGGTTGA
- a CDS encoding substrate-binding domain-containing protein — protein MATLKDVARRAGVGLSTASRAISGKGPVSADAAARVHAAIAELNFRPSSIGRAMATRSLGIIGLFVPTFFGSYYGTILKETDTQLRSVHRHVVVATGCGEASPRDQAMEAVRFLIGRDCDGVVVISHDLHDEDLHALHRMHPRVVFLNRAFDAMPDASFCADHRRGGELAASTLLTHGHRQIAVISGPFTASDNIERLSGFFDELARHGIARETVPLIESDFSPEGGYAAAQTLLDTKRPFTALFVANDTMAISVLAKFQQAGIVVPRDVSVIGYDDDYAAAYAAPALTSVHIPTAELTQNAVRWLINRCYRTSWDIEREFPVTVTMRASVGPAPRIAINA, from the coding sequence GTGGCAACCCTGAAAGACGTGGCGCGGCGCGCCGGAGTCGGGCTTTCGACGGCTTCGCGCGCGATTTCCGGTAAAGGCCCGGTGTCGGCCGACGCGGCTGCACGCGTGCACGCGGCCATCGCGGAGCTGAATTTCCGGCCGTCGTCGATCGGGCGGGCGATGGCGACACGCTCGCTCGGCATCATCGGCCTCTTTGTACCGACCTTCTTCGGCTCGTACTACGGCACGATCCTCAAGGAAACCGACACGCAGCTGCGCTCCGTGCACCGTCATGTGGTGGTGGCCACCGGTTGCGGCGAGGCGTCGCCGCGCGATCAGGCGATGGAAGCGGTGCGCTTTCTGATCGGGCGCGATTGCGACGGTGTGGTAGTAATCAGCCACGATCTGCACGACGAAGACCTGCACGCGCTGCACCGCATGCATCCGCGCGTCGTATTCCTGAACCGCGCGTTCGATGCGATGCCCGACGCGTCGTTCTGCGCCGATCACCGGCGCGGCGGCGAACTCGCGGCGTCGACGCTGCTTACGCACGGTCACCGGCAGATCGCGGTCATTTCCGGGCCGTTCACCGCATCGGACAATATCGAGCGCCTCAGCGGATTCTTCGACGAACTCGCGCGCCACGGCATTGCGCGCGAAACGGTGCCGCTGATCGAATCGGACTTCTCGCCCGAAGGCGGCTATGCGGCCGCGCAAACGCTGCTCGATACGAAACGGCCGTTCACAGCGCTGTTTGTCGCGAACGACACGATGGCGATCAGCGTACTCGCGAAATTCCAGCAGGCCGGCATCGTCGTGCCGCGCGACGTTTCCGTGATCGGCTACGACGACGATTACGCCGCCGCGTACGCTGCGCCCGCGCTGACCTCGGTGCATATTCCGACCGCCGAGCTCACGCAGAACGCAGTCCGTTGGCTGATCAACCGCTGCTATCGCACGTCGTGGGATATCGAGCGCGAGTTTCCGGTGACGGTGACGATGCGCGCGTCGGTCGGGCCGGCGCCGCGCATCGCGATCAACGCATAA
- a CDS encoding ABC transporter ATP-binding protein — protein sequence MATVANSAGLANVAVRDLKVQLGANTVIDALDLDVRGGEFVVLLGPSGCGKSTLLHSIAGLIDVSDGSIEIGGEDMTWADPKDRRVALVFQSYALYPTMSVERNLSFALRINGTPKAEIERRVSRASDMLQLGPLLKRKPAQLSGGQRQRVAIGRAIVREADVFLFDEPLSNLDAKLRTELRRELKQLHQRLNATMIYVTHDQVEAMTLATRMAVMKSGVIQQFGTPAEVYARPENLFVATFLGSPAMNLINGTLAVQNNGVRFVGAHFTLDVSRYPFRETPVAGRPCVLGVRPEDVRVQIGGSAGGTGSTGRSGVETGGSASENLGENLSNNDGERAKVSLVEPMGNHRVIWLDYHGAQIASIDQQKTPVAVGDTIAYTVDGAHISLFDEASSMRL from the coding sequence ATGGCGACCGTAGCGAATTCCGCGGGCCTCGCGAATGTGGCGGTGCGCGACCTCAAGGTGCAACTGGGCGCGAATACTGTCATCGACGCGCTCGATCTCGACGTGCGCGGCGGCGAGTTTGTCGTGCTGCTCGGCCCGTCCGGTTGCGGCAAGTCGACGCTGCTGCACAGCATTGCAGGGCTGATCGATGTGAGCGACGGCAGCATCGAGATCGGCGGCGAAGATATGACGTGGGCGGACCCGAAGGACCGCCGCGTCGCGCTCGTGTTCCAGTCGTACGCGCTGTATCCGACGATGAGCGTCGAGCGCAACCTGTCGTTCGCGCTGCGCATCAACGGCACGCCGAAGGCCGAAATCGAGCGGCGCGTCTCGCGCGCGTCCGACATGCTGCAGCTGGGGCCGTTGCTCAAGCGCAAGCCCGCGCAGCTGTCGGGCGGACAGCGGCAGCGCGTCGCGATCGGCCGCGCGATCGTGCGCGAGGCCGACGTCTTCCTGTTCGATGAGCCGCTGTCGAATCTCGATGCCAAGCTGCGCACCGAACTGCGCCGCGAGCTCAAGCAACTGCACCAGCGCCTGAACGCGACGATGATCTACGTCACCCATGATCAGGTCGAGGCGATGACGCTCGCTACGCGCATGGCCGTGATGAAAAGCGGCGTGATCCAGCAGTTCGGCACGCCGGCCGAGGTGTACGCGCGGCCCGAGAACCTGTTCGTCGCCACCTTTCTCGGCTCGCCGGCGATGAATCTGATCAATGGCACGCTCGCGGTGCAAAACAACGGCGTGCGTTTCGTCGGTGCGCATTTCACGCTCGATGTATCGCGCTATCCGTTTCGCGAGACGCCCGTGGCGGGCCGGCCCTGCGTGCTCGGCGTGCGGCCCGAGGACGTGCGTGTGCAGATCGGCGGTAGCGCGGGTGGCACCGGTAGCACCGGCCGCAGTGGCGTGGAAACCGGCGGCAGTGCAAGCGAAAACCTCGGCGAAAATCTCAGCAACAACGACGGCGAGCGTGCAAAAGTGTCGCTTGTCGAACCAATGGGTAACCACCGCGTTATTTGGCTCGATTATCATGGCGCGCAGATCGCGTCGATCGATCAACAGAAAACGCCGGTCGCGGTGGGTGACACCATCGCGTATACGGTCGACGGCGCCCATATCTCGCTGTTCGACGAGGCCAGCAGCATGCGCCTCTGA